The genomic segment TTGCGAGACATAGAGACTGTCCGGCTCGATCGGCATATACGGAACAGTACCAGACGCAGACCCCATCTCGCGGGCGTCCTGACGGGCGTTATAGTGCTCGACGATCTGTTCCGCTCGCTCACGCACAGCGTCCGCTGAGTTGGTATCCAATACGACGGGCGTGTCGGCGATATAATCGAAAAGTGTTTCCAGCCGTTCATGGAACAGCGGCAACCAGTGCTCCATGCCGGCATAGCGACGACCGTCACTGATTGACTGGTATAGGACATCCTCACGGCTGGCTGCACCGAATTGGGCAAGATAGGAGCGCCGGAAGCGCGAGATCGCATCCTCCGACAAGACTACCTCGCTCATTGGCACAAGGTCGAGCCGTTTGAGTTGTTTGGATGTTCGCTGCGTCTCGGAATTGAACGACCGGATGGATTCCAGCGTGTCGCCGAAAAAATCGAGGCGCACGGGCTCTTCAGCACCAGGAGCAAAAAGATCCACAATGCCACCGCGAACCGCATATTCTCCGGTTTCCCGTACGGTTGGCGTCCGAGAGAACCCGTTCATCTCCAGCCAGTTGGTGATCGCCGCCATATCGACCTGGTTGCCCGGCGCCATGGAAAATGTCTGCTCCTCCATGAAGCTGCGTTCGGGCAGGCGTTGCAATGCCGCATTCAAAGTCGTCAGCAGGATCGTCTTTTTTCCGGCCGCAATACCGCGCGCCAGCTGACCGAGCGCCAGCAACCGCCGCGCACTGATCGCCGAGTTGGGTGACACGCGGTCGTAAGGTAGGCAGTCCCAGGCAGGCAGTTGAATGACGTCGATAGTCGGATCGAAAAACGCAAGCGCTTCACTGACCATCGCCATGCGCGTTGCGTCGCGCGCCACGAACACAAGCGCGAGACCATCAGCGTCACTCTCTGCAAGGATCCTGGCAAGCGCGAAACTTTCCGCGCCGTCCGGCACACCTGCCAGCGTGACGTTGGCCCGATCCTTGAGCAGGCTGTCGAACACAGAAAACGTCCTTTTCGTTACTTCATGAAACCGGCAGGGCCGGACGCTTCGTGATAGGCGATGATTTGCCGGTAAAGAGGCCCGTCCCATTCCGGGGGCAATGGCTTGCGGCCGGTCATCCAGGCATAGAGATCCTGGTCATGCGCCGTCAAAAGATGCTCCAGCTCCAGAAGTTCTGGCTCTGAAAGCGTGTCAATCTGCGCGTTGGCAA from the Roseibium sp. HPY-6 genome contains:
- a CDS encoding succinate dehydrogenase assembly factor 2, with protein sequence MSDPTTSNDNPQGDRDPRRKKILFRCWHRGMKEMDLLLGGFANAQIDTLSEPELLELEHLLTAHDQDLYAWMTGRKPLPPEWDGPLYRQIIAYHEASGPAGFMK